Proteins from one Chroococcidiopsis sp. CCMEE 29 genomic window:
- a CDS encoding GNAT family N-acetyltransferase has product MKIRDAVETDLPAIVKIYNSTIPSRMATADLEPISVESRRSWFDQHSSSSRPIWVIEDDQAIAGWLSFQSFYGRPAYQATTELSLYVDPAYRRCGIGRQLLSQAIHQSPSLGLKTLLGFIFAHNQPSLQLFESLGFQSWGYLPQVAELDGVERDLVIMGLRITPLY; this is encoded by the coding sequence ATGAAGATTCGTGATGCTGTTGAAACTGACTTGCCAGCTATTGTGAAAATTTACAATTCCACAATTCCCAGCCGTATGGCAACAGCTGATCTAGAGCCAATATCTGTCGAAAGTCGCCGCTCTTGGTTTGATCAGCATTCATCCAGTTCACGGCCAATTTGGGTAATCGAAGACGATCAAGCGATCGCTGGGTGGCTTAGTTTCCAATCTTTCTACGGTCGCCCTGCCTACCAGGCTACTACTGAGCTTAGTCTTTACGTTGATCCAGCTTATCGACGTTGTGGTATCGGGCGGCAATTATTGTCACAAGCAATTCATCAAAGTCCCAGCTTGGGATTAAAAACTCTATTAGGCTTTATTTTTGCCCACAATCAACCTAGCTTGCAGTTATTTGAATCACTAGGGTTTCAATCCTGGGGCTATTTGCCCCAAGTCGCAGAACTTGACGGCGTTGAGCGCGACTTAGTTATTATGGGTCTCCGAATTACTCCGCTATATTAA
- a CDS encoding ABC transporter ATP-binding protein, whose amino-acid sequence MSEALFCIDNLKVAYPQRQFTEQPSWAVNGVSLTLKRGERLGLVGESGCGKSTLGRAAMRLLPASTRIEGRVIFEGKSVFDLNSAQLRQFRGEAVALVFQDPMTRLDPLMTIGKHCVETLLSHQPRLSLRQAKEKAIATLEAVKIPASRWDQYPHEFSGGMRQRVAIALALLLNPKLIVADEPTTSLDVTVAAQILQELTRLCREREMALLLISHDLALVGEYCDRIGVMYAGSLVEIGSSLSVLQQPQHEYTRSLLNAALHLQVGAEEHRSSQQSKIQNRKSKIDSPLLKLKDLKQYYTLERNFIERLFKAQDQIIKAVDDVNLELYPGEILGLVGESGCGKSTLSRTILQLIRPTAGQVELQGIELTTLSRQGLRQQRRQMQMVFQDPHACLNPSMTVGQNIADPLLIHQLASPTEARKQVIKMLERVGLTSSEYYERYPAELSGGQQQRVAIARALITHPKLLICDEPVSMLDASVQAQVLELMLELKREFDLTYLFITHDLWVARFLCDRIAVMNTGRIVELGSTQEIFTNPQHPYTQTLLQAAPLLAKKGSGVRGQGSGKE is encoded by the coding sequence ATGAGCGAAGCCCTATTTTGTATTGACAACCTCAAAGTCGCTTATCCCCAACGTCAGTTTACAGAGCAACCAAGCTGGGCAGTTAATGGTGTGTCTTTAACTCTCAAACGAGGTGAGCGGCTGGGATTAGTGGGAGAATCAGGTTGTGGCAAATCCACGCTGGGACGGGCAGCAATGCGTTTACTACCAGCTTCTACTCGCATTGAAGGAAGAGTGATTTTTGAGGGAAAGTCGGTTTTCGATCTGAATTCTGCCCAGTTGCGGCAATTTAGGGGGGAGGCGGTAGCGCTGGTTTTCCAAGATCCGATGACGCGCCTCGATCCGTTGATGACAATTGGCAAACATTGTGTTGAAACGCTGTTAAGTCATCAACCGCGCTTGTCGTTGCGCCAAGCAAAGGAAAAAGCGATCGCTACTCTAGAAGCAGTGAAAATTCCCGCCAGTCGCTGGGATCAGTACCCCCACGAGTTTAGCGGCGGGATGCGGCAACGAGTGGCGATCGCTCTCGCCCTGCTACTTAACCCTAAGCTGATTGTGGCTGATGAACCTACTACCAGCTTGGATGTCACAGTTGCCGCCCAGATATTACAGGAACTAACTAGACTGTGCCGAGAACGAGAAATGGCGCTGCTGCTGATTTCTCACGATTTAGCGCTGGTGGGAGAGTACTGCGATCGCATTGGCGTAATGTATGCCGGTTCGCTAGTAGAAATAGGTTCCTCCCTTAGTGTTCTGCAACAACCCCAGCACGAATACACGCGATCGCTCCTCAATGCGGCTTTACACCTTCAAGTCGGAGCAGAGGAACACAGAAGCAGTCAACAATCCAAAATCCAAAATCGCAAATCTAAAATTGACTCGCCCCTTCTAAAGCTTAAGGATTTAAAGCAGTACTACACACTAGAACGTAATTTCATTGAGCGACTGTTTAAAGCGCAAGACCAGATAATCAAAGCCGTGGATGATGTCAACTTGGAGCTATACCCAGGAGAAATCTTGGGATTAGTGGGGGAATCGGGCTGCGGTAAAAGTACTTTATCTCGGACGATATTACAACTGATTCGTCCTACCGCTGGGCAAGTTGAGTTGCAAGGGATAGAATTAACCACTCTGTCACGGCAAGGCTTGCGGCAACAGCGGCGGCAAATGCAAATGGTATTTCAAGATCCCCATGCTTGTCTCAATCCTTCGATGACGGTGGGGCAAAATATTGCCGATCCTTTATTGATCCACCAGTTGGCGAGTCCCACTGAGGCGAGAAAGCAGGTGATTAAAATGCTAGAGCGAGTGGGGTTAACATCATCTGAATATTATGAGCGCTACCCGGCTGAGTTATCTGGAGGACAGCAGCAAAGAGTCGCGATCGCTCGGGCTTTAATTACTCACCCTAAACTCCTAATCTGCGATGAACCAGTCAGTATGCTGGATGCCAGTGTGCAGGCGCAGGTACTGGAATTGATGCTGGAGTTAAAGCGAGAGTTTGATTTAACGTATTTATTTATTACCCACGATCTTTGGGTTGCGAGGTTTTTGTGCGATCGCATTGCAGTGATGAACACCGGTCGCATTGTCGAGCTTGGTTCCACCCAGGAGATTTTTACTAACCCCCAGCACCCTTATACCCAAACGCTGCTGCAAGCTGCTCCTCTGCTGGCTAAAAAGGGGTCAGGGGTCAGGGGTCAGGGATCAGGGAAAGAGTAA
- the patD gene encoding heterocyst frequency control protein PatD, producing MLPNLHHQRYQEFKQALEQLQQMVAGTQLDGTRLRQSFLKAQQFFQQQIVSLDASDLEPTEEPKIRSYQTEMSKQLQLLGMDMMFLQAARQPGTTQERQIQILQRLQTLISYCDAILI from the coding sequence ATGTTACCAAATCTTCATCACCAGCGTTATCAGGAATTTAAGCAAGCTCTAGAGCAGCTGCAACAGATGGTGGCTGGGACTCAGTTAGATGGAACGAGGTTACGACAAAGTTTTCTAAAGGCACAACAATTTTTTCAGCAGCAAATTGTAAGTTTGGACGCTAGTGATTTAGAGCCGACTGAGGAGCCAAAGATCCGCTCCTATCAAACGGAAATGAGTAAACAATTGCAACTGTTAGGAATGGATATGATGTTTCTACAAGCGGCGCGGCAGCCAGGAACTACTCAGGAACGACAGATACAGATCTTGCAGCGCCTACAAACCCTAATCAGCTATTGTGATGCCATACTAATTTAA
- a CDS encoding bifunctional (p)ppGpp synthetase/guanosine-3',5'-bis(diphosphate) 3'-pyrophosphohydrolase — translation MNALATTTSFECAIPDWLQNCLTAQLESEPGSDRPLADPGLICRAFDFAYQLHQGQYRKSGEPYICHPVAVAGLLRDLGGSSAMIAAGFLHDVVEDTPITPEEIEQRFGEEVRRLVEGVTKLSKFSETFSSKTERQAENFRRMFLAMAQDIRVIVVKLADRLHNMRTLEHLPDEKRRRIALETREIFAPLANRLGIGRFKWELEDLAFKYLEPEAYRQVQDLVAEKRADREARLTKVTEILHQGLEQAGIQVFDLSGRPKHLYGIYQKMQRQQKEFHEIYDLAAIRIIVKTNEECYRALAVVHDAFRPIPGRFKDYIGLPKPNRYQSLHTAVVGFTGRPLEVQIRTLAMHQVAEYGIAAHWKYKETGSSSHTQLTPGDEKFTWLRQLLEWQNDLKDAQEYLESVKDNLFEDEVYVFTPKGDVVPLSSGSTPVDFAYRIHTEVGNHCAGVRVNGRMVTLDTPLKNGDIVEIITQKNSHPSLDWLNFVVTSAAKNRIRQWYKRSRREENVARGRELLEKEMGKTGFEALLKSESMQAVAERCNYHSVEDLLAGLGYGEVTLNLVLNRWREVVKAQQPLTVAPEVYPKPTTSKLLREAPLSTSRSSESPIAGVEGLLYHLAKCCSPIPDESIIGVVTTRSNRGISIHHQACQNVENVPCDRLVPVSWNSNHSQKGRPQTYPINIQIEAIDRVGVLKDILSRLSDYSINVRHAQVKTFDGRQPALIDLGIEIRDCEQLEHVFSQIKKMSDILNLRRVGQVEES, via the coding sequence ATGAACGCCCTTGCTACGACTACCTCCTTTGAATGTGCTATTCCTGACTGGTTGCAAAACTGTTTAACCGCGCAGCTGGAGAGTGAGCCGGGATCAGATCGCCCACTTGCTGATCCTGGACTGATTTGTCGGGCATTCGACTTCGCTTACCAACTGCATCAAGGTCAATACCGGAAATCGGGAGAACCCTATATTTGTCATCCCGTCGCCGTTGCTGGTTTGTTGCGTGACTTGGGGGGCAGTAGCGCCATGATTGCTGCTGGATTCCTGCACGATGTGGTTGAAGATACGCCAATTACACCAGAAGAGATAGAACAACGTTTTGGGGAAGAGGTACGACGACTGGTGGAAGGCGTTACTAAGCTGTCTAAGTTTTCAGAAACTTTCTCTAGCAAGACTGAGCGCCAAGCCGAGAACTTCCGCCGCATGTTCCTGGCGATGGCTCAAGATATCCGCGTAATTGTGGTGAAGCTGGCAGATCGGCTGCATAATATGCGAACACTGGAACATTTGCCAGACGAAAAACGCCGCCGCATTGCTTTGGAAACACGGGAAATATTTGCTCCTTTAGCTAATCGACTGGGGATTGGACGCTTCAAGTGGGAACTAGAAGATCTGGCGTTTAAGTATCTAGAACCGGAAGCTTATCGGCAGGTTCAGGACTTGGTAGCGGAAAAGCGGGCGGATCGAGAGGCAAGACTGACAAAAGTCACAGAAATTTTACATCAGGGTTTAGAGCAAGCAGGAATTCAGGTATTCGATCTGAGTGGTCGCCCTAAGCATCTTTATGGAATCTACCAGAAAATGCAGCGGCAGCAGAAGGAATTCCATGAAATTTACGATCTGGCTGCAATCCGGATAATTGTTAAGACTAACGAAGAATGCTATCGAGCTTTAGCAGTGGTTCACGATGCCTTTCGACCGATTCCCGGACGGTTTAAAGACTACATTGGTCTGCCTAAGCCTAACCGCTATCAGTCCTTGCATACTGCTGTTGTGGGCTTCACGGGCCGTCCATTAGAAGTGCAAATTCGCACACTGGCAATGCATCAGGTGGCAGAATACGGAATTGCAGCACACTGGAAATATAAGGAAACAGGTAGTTCTAGCCATACTCAACTGACACCAGGCGATGAGAAGTTTACCTGGTTGAGGCAGCTGCTGGAATGGCAAAATGATCTTAAAGACGCACAAGAGTACTTGGAAAGTGTCAAAGATAATTTGTTTGAAGATGAAGTTTATGTCTTCACCCCTAAAGGAGATGTGGTGCCGCTGAGTTCCGGGTCAACGCCAGTCGATTTTGCTTACAGAATTCACACCGAAGTGGGAAACCACTGTGCTGGGGTGCGAGTGAATGGGCGGATGGTGACGCTGGACACACCATTAAAGAATGGGGACATTGTGGAAATCATCACCCAGAAGAACAGCCATCCTAGTTTGGATTGGTTGAATTTTGTGGTGACGTCAGCAGCGAAAAACCGAATTCGCCAGTGGTACAAGCGATCGCGTCGAGAAGAAAATGTCGCTCGTGGTCGAGAATTGTTGGAAAAGGAAATGGGCAAAACTGGCTTTGAAGCTTTGTTAAAGTCAGAATCGATGCAGGCTGTAGCAGAACGGTGTAACTATCACAGTGTGGAAGATTTACTCGCTGGCTTGGGTTACGGCGAAGTGACATTGAATTTGGTGCTAAATCGTTGGCGAGAAGTAGTAAAAGCACAGCAACCGCTTACAGTCGCCCCTGAAGTTTACCCGAAGCCAACAACTTCCAAATTGTTGCGTGAAGCACCTTTATCTACGTCTCGCTCTAGTGAATCGCCAATTGCAGGAGTAGAAGGGTTACTCTATCATTTAGCCAAGTGTTGTAGCCCGATTCCTGATGAATCAATTATCGGTGTGGTGACAACCCGCAGCAATCGTGGGATTTCGATTCATCACCAAGCGTGTCAGAATGTAGAGAATGTGCCCTGCGATCGCTTGGTCCCAGTTAGCTGGAACTCTAACCACTCACAAAAGGGTCGTCCTCAGACTTATCCGATTAACATTCAAATTGAAGCAATTGATCGAGTGGGTGTGCTGAAAGATATTCTCTCTCGCTTGAGTGACTACAGCATTAACGTGCGGCATGCCCAGGTGAAAACTTTTGATGGTCGCCAACCAGCATTGATTGATTTGGGAATCGAGATCCGCGATTGCGAGCAATTAGAACATGTTTTCAGCCAAATTAAGAAAATGAGCGATATCCTGAATCTGCGCCGCGTCGGTCAAGTTGAAGAATCGTAG
- a CDS encoding YdiU family protein: MSLTETSNNSNSPNPFLTLNYEPALESLGGDYFDQVKAAEFPHHILRFRNDQLLPKLGLDPQAVTDADFIEAFGQFQAREPLLALRYHGYQFGEYNPFLGDGRGFLYGQVRGTDAELYDFGTKGSGTTPYSRSADGRLTLKGGVREVLAAEALHQMSVRTSRCLSMIETGESLWRGDEPSPTRSAVMVRFSRSHIRFGTFERFHYIERPDLIKKLLDHVIEYYYPSLHGQPDSYALFYAELVQRVAELTAQWMAAGFCHGVLNTDNMSITGESFDYGPYAFIPTYDRQFTAAYFDYFRRYSYGRQPSVCKLNLELLQVPLEAIIGPEEMEVGLAMFDEHYHIEYRRLILNKLGFSELTLPEFDQLLGQTIRLLQETQIGYHEFFIKLSQTFSSNWRDDASLIFKNADFLPLDGESEILENWRNLYQQILNKLPPDEMGNIAQQMQRSNPKTVLLRPVIESVWEPIANEDNWQPFYDLLSKIQSKN, encoded by the coding sequence ATGTCTCTAACTGAAACTTCCAATAACTCAAATTCTCCCAATCCCTTCCTTACCCTCAATTACGAACCCGCACTGGAATCCTTGGGAGGCGATTACTTCGATCAAGTCAAAGCAGCTGAATTTCCCCACCACATCCTGCGCTTCCGCAACGATCAGCTGCTACCTAAGCTAGGACTAGACCCCCAAGCAGTAACAGATGCAGATTTCATTGAAGCCTTTGGTCAATTCCAGGCGCGGGAACCCTTGTTGGCGCTGCGTTACCACGGCTATCAGTTTGGTGAATATAATCCCTTTCTTGGTGATGGCAGAGGCTTTCTCTACGGACAAGTACGCGGCACCGATGCTGAACTCTACGACTTTGGCACTAAAGGGTCTGGCACAACTCCCTACTCTCGCAGCGCTGATGGCAGGCTAACGCTGAAGGGAGGAGTCCGGGAAGTGTTAGCAGCTGAAGCACTACACCAGATGAGTGTACGTACCTCTCGCTGTCTAAGCATGATCGAAACGGGGGAATCTCTCTGGCGAGGGGATGAACCTTCACCTACAAGATCAGCTGTAATGGTGCGTTTCAGCCGATCGCATATCCGGTTCGGCACATTTGAGCGATTCCATTACATTGAACGCCCAGATTTAATCAAAAAGCTGTTAGACCATGTAATTGAGTATTACTACCCATCTTTGCATGGTCAACCCGACTCTTATGCCCTGTTTTATGCAGAATTAGTCCAACGAGTGGCAGAACTGACAGCCCAATGGATGGCAGCTGGCTTTTGTCATGGCGTACTAAATACTGACAATATGTCGATTACGGGTGAAAGTTTCGACTATGGTCCCTACGCTTTCATTCCGACTTACGACCGACAATTTACTGCTGCCTATTTTGACTATTTTCGTCGCTATAGTTACGGTAGACAACCATCTGTTTGCAAGTTGAATTTAGAGCTACTCCAGGTACCGCTAGAGGCGATTATTGGCCCAGAAGAGATGGAAGTTGGATTGGCAATGTTTGATGAACATTATCATATCGAATACAGACGCCTGATCCTGAATAAATTAGGTTTTTCTGAACTGACATTGCCAGAATTTGATCAGCTTTTAGGACAAACAATTAGGCTTTTGCAAGAAACTCAGATTGGCTATCATGAATTTTTTATTAAACTAAGCCAGACGTTTTCATCCAATTGGCGAGATGATGCTAGCCTGATATTCAAGAATGCAGATTTTTTGCCCTTAGATGGAGAGTCAGAAATCCTTGAAAACTGGCGAAACTTATATCAGCAAATTTTGAATAAACTACCACCAGACGAGATGGGCAATATTGCCCAACAGATGCAGCGTAGTAATCCAAAGACTGTATTACTCAGACCAGTAATTGAATCGGTTTGGGAACCGATCGCCAATGAAGATAATTGGCAGCCTTTTTATGATTTGTTAAGTAAGATCCAGTCCAAGAATTGA
- a CDS encoding Uma2 family endonuclease, giving the protein MVQYNPLQYLPSATELPDSDDTPVDNELQNLIPNLLLAILAVVWKDRMDWFFGVDMGIYYVPGQYPQIPIVPDGFLSLGVERRKSQRGRLSYVLWEENYIMPILVLEVVSHNYGQEYDEKQTKYAQMGVLYYVVYNPDYWARDKHEPFEVYRLQNGKYVLQQGEPVWMPEISLGVGRGQGIYEGWQREWLYWYDQQANRFPTPDEQNEQSQQQLEQAQQQLEQERQLRENLLARLRDKGIDPDTL; this is encoded by the coding sequence ATGGTACAGTACAACCCGTTGCAATATCTGCCATCAGCAACAGAGCTGCCTGATTCTGACGATACCCCTGTGGATAACGAACTGCAAAATCTAATCCCCAACTTGTTACTAGCAATCCTGGCTGTAGTCTGGAAAGATCGCATGGACTGGTTTTTTGGGGTAGATATGGGCATTTACTATGTTCCAGGTCAGTATCCTCAAATTCCGATCGTGCCAGATGGTTTTCTTAGCCTAGGAGTTGAGCGCCGTAAGAGTCAAAGGGGACGATTGAGCTACGTCTTGTGGGAAGAAAATTACATCATGCCCATTTTGGTGCTGGAGGTCGTCTCCCACAATTACGGACAAGAATACGACGAGAAGCAGACTAAGTATGCCCAAATGGGAGTTTTGTACTACGTGGTGTACAACCCCGACTATTGGGCGCGTGACAAGCATGAGCCATTTGAGGTCTATCGCTTGCAGAATGGTAAGTATGTGCTACAGCAGGGGGAACCTGTATGGATGCCAGAGATTAGTTTAGGAGTGGGACGAGGACAAGGCATCTATGAAGGCTGGCAACGCGAGTGGCTATACTGGTACGACCAACAGGCCAACAGGTTTCCAACTCCAGATGAACAAAATGAACAATCTCAACAGCAGCTTGAACAGGCTCAACAACAGCTTGAACAGGAGCGACAACTAAGGGAGAATCTTCTGGCTAGGTTACGAGACAAGGGCATCGATCCCGACACGCTGTAA
- a CDS encoding glycerate kinase, giving the protein MQLSPNTWLGQILAGETAAQWQHWAVETALADELRAKAFGITPENVGEVIQARSHLLRSVYPAFSQLCQTTLRLQPSQGLETLWNLWLPLAMQLASYRKAQSAPFIQGILGGQGTGKSTLAAILTLILSQLGYRTLSLSLDDLYKTYSDRLALREQDPRLIWRGPPGTHDIQLGLTVLDRLRQPVRADLKLASTPTLIQVPRFDKSAWGGAGDRSQPEIVEGADIVLFEGWFVGVRPIDPAKFDTAPPPIVTPADQEFARDMNAQLKDYLPLWERLDRLVLLYPVDYRLSQEWRQQAEQQMIATGKSGMSDSEVEQFVKYFWRSLHPELFIKPLINNPSWVDLVIEINSDHSAGAVYQPGDARV; this is encoded by the coding sequence ATGCAGCTATCTCCAAATACATGGCTCGGTCAAATCTTGGCAGGTGAAACAGCAGCCCAGTGGCAACATTGGGCAGTAGAAACAGCACTGGCAGATGAGTTACGAGCAAAAGCCTTTGGCATTACACCGGAAAATGTAGGTGAAGTGATTCAGGCGCGATCGCACCTTTTACGATCTGTCTACCCAGCCTTCAGCCAACTCTGCCAAACTACTCTCCGCCTGCAACCAAGCCAAGGATTGGAAACTCTTTGGAACCTGTGGCTGCCTTTGGCAATGCAGCTGGCATCGTACCGCAAAGCGCAGTCTGCACCGTTCATCCAAGGAATTTTAGGCGGACAAGGGACAGGCAAAAGCACACTGGCAGCGATTCTGACCTTAATTTTGAGTCAGTTGGGATATCGGACGCTTAGCCTGTCTTTGGATGACCTGTACAAAACTTATAGCGATCGCCTGGCATTGAGAGAGCAAGACCCTCGCTTAATTTGGCGGGGTCCACCGGGAACCCACGATATTCAGTTGGGGTTAACAGTACTGGATCGGCTACGTCAGCCTGTAAGGGCGGATTTGAAACTCGCCTCTACCCCTACGCTGATTCAAGTGCCTCGCTTTGATAAATCTGCTTGGGGAGGTGCTGGAGATAGAAGTCAGCCAGAGATTGTAGAGGGTGCAGATATTGTGCTGTTTGAAGGTTGGTTTGTTGGTGTTCGACCGATTGACCCCGCTAAGTTTGATACTGCGCCACCACCGATTGTGACACCCGCCGATCAAGAATTTGCGCGCGATATGAATGCCCAGCTAAAGGACTATTTGCCTTTGTGGGAACGACTTGATCGGTTAGTTTTGCTCTACCCAGTTGATTATCGCCTTAGTCAGGAATGGCGGCAGCAAGCAGAACAACAGATGATTGCTACGGGCAAATCTGGGATGTCAGACTCAGAAGTAGAGCAATTTGTCAAGTATTTCTGGCGATCGCTCCATCCAGAATTATTTATCAAACCCCTGATCAACAATCCCAGTTGGGTTGATTTAGTCATTGAAATTAATTCAGATCATTCCGCTGGTGCAGTTTATCAACCGGGCGATGCCAGGGTGTGA
- a CDS encoding DUF565 domain-containing protein: MQNTRLNSFVGTITAQARRWFFNPWRQLSLLVISVFFGFFLGSAISLVSGQRGYLDIVVAGILLASTEIIDRIYYSRIWQSRRALWLEALNALKIGLIYSLFLEAFKLGS, encoded by the coding sequence ATGCAAAATACTCGTCTTAATAGTTTTGTTGGTACCATTACTGCTCAGGCGCGGAGATGGTTCTTCAATCCCTGGCGGCAGTTATCGTTGCTAGTGATTAGTGTATTTTTCGGCTTTTTTCTGGGCTCGGCAATTTCGCTCGTATCTGGACAAAGGGGTTATTTGGACATTGTTGTTGCTGGGATTTTATTGGCATCGACCGAGATAATTGACCGGATTTATTACAGTCGGATCTGGCAGTCGCGGCGAGCACTCTGGCTAGAAGCATTGAACGCGCTCAAGATTGGCTTAATTTACAGCTTATTTCTCGAAGCCTTCAAACTTGGTTCCTAG
- a CDS encoding glycosyltransferase family 39 protein: MKLSFARGFDDWLRNITQRPVIAWTLAIGWLLLIGWLAFFWNLGNIGLIDETEPLFVEAARQMTVTGDWITPYFNGATRFDKPPLIYWLMAIAYESFGVNEWAARLPSALAGLVITGFCFYALRRFGVAAKTRKELLPISRLSPQTGLWLTAWLGATMVALNPQTFFFGHTGYSDMLLNACFGGALLAFFLGYAQPERQQVQARWYLIFYILIALAVLTKGPVGVVLPGLIIACFLLYLGKVREVLREMRLFRGALIVLVLTLPWYILVTLANGEAYINSFFGYHNVERFTSVVNAHAGPWYFHFLIVLIGFAPWSVYLPAAIARLQIFNRRSWQNQPRSVHLGLFALFWFVVVLGFFTIAATKYFSYVLPLMPAASILVALWWSEKIAQAQKLKRHFWSLTLSVLFNIVLFLALAAACFFSPNLLNNDPSMPDLGMRIQQAGLPAVGAVIWLGSAIAGTILLLRRQTNLLWGVNLVGFAAFLIFVVMPVAFIVDAERQLPLRQIAQAVVQVEQPGEELIMIAKGFAKPSLVFYTQDRVTYLARPNEALPYIQSAIAQPSSLKSVLVVASSETLAKTGLAPNQYQEISEAGVYQLVRVGKAG, encoded by the coding sequence ATGAAATTGAGTTTTGCTCGCGGTTTTGACGATTGGCTCAGAAACATTACACAGCGTCCAGTCATTGCTTGGACTCTGGCAATTGGATGGCTGCTGTTGATTGGCTGGCTCGCTTTCTTCTGGAATTTGGGCAACATTGGTCTGATTGATGAGACGGAGCCGCTGTTTGTTGAGGCTGCTCGCCAAATGACAGTGACAGGCGACTGGATTACGCCATATTTCAACGGCGCGACTCGTTTCGATAAGCCGCCTCTAATTTACTGGTTAATGGCGATCGCCTACGAAAGCTTTGGGGTAAATGAATGGGCAGCACGGCTGCCTTCAGCACTGGCAGGATTAGTCATTACTGGTTTTTGCTTCTATGCCCTCCGTCGGTTTGGCGTTGCTGCTAAAACCAGAAAAGAATTATTACCTATCTCTCGTCTATCACCTCAAACTGGGTTGTGGCTGACAGCTTGGTTAGGGGCAACAATGGTTGCCTTAAATCCACAAACTTTTTTCTTTGGACACACCGGCTACTCAGATATGCTGCTAAATGCTTGTTTTGGCGGCGCATTACTGGCTTTTTTTCTTGGTTATGCTCAACCAGAACGCCAGCAAGTTCAAGCACGGTGGTATCTAATTTTTTACATCCTAATTGCTTTAGCAGTTTTAACCAAAGGTCCTGTTGGAGTTGTACTGCCTGGTTTGATTATTGCTTGCTTCCTGCTCTATCTGGGGAAAGTGCGGGAAGTCTTACGCGAAATGCGGTTATTTCGCGGTGCTTTGATTGTTCTAGTTTTAACTTTGCCTTGGTATATTCTGGTAACGTTAGCTAACGGCGAAGCTTATATCAACTCGTTTTTTGGTTATCACAATGTTGAGCGGTTTACTAGCGTCGTCAATGCCCATGCCGGACCCTGGTACTTTCACTTTTTAATCGTTCTAATCGGCTTTGCTCCCTGGTCAGTTTATCTGCCTGCTGCGATCGCTCGGTTACAAATCTTTAATCGTCGAAGTTGGCAGAATCAACCTCGCTCAGTGCATTTGGGGTTGTTTGCTTTATTTTGGTTTGTGGTGGTTTTGGGCTTCTTTACCATTGCCGCCACCAAGTACTTTAGCTATGTTTTGCCTTTGATGCCTGCGGCAAGCATTTTAGTTGCCCTTTGGTGGAGTGAAAAAATTGCTCAAGCACAGAAGTTGAAACGACATTTCTGGAGCTTAACTCTCAGCGTTTTGTTCAATATTGTCTTATTCTTAGCCCTGGCAGCGGCTTGTTTTTTCAGTCCTAATTTGTTAAACAATGACCCTTCCATGCCCGATCTGGGAATGCGAATTCAACAGGCAGGGTTGCCAGCAGTAGGAGCAGTTATTTGGTTGGGCAGTGCGATCGCTGGCACAATCCTACTACTACGCCGTCAGACTAATTTGCTTTGGGGAGTAAACTTAGTTGGATTTGCTGCTTTCTTGATATTTGTAGTCATGCCAGTTGCGTTTATTGTTGATGCCGAACGCCAATTGCCGCTACGCCAGATTGCTCAAGCCGTGGTTCAAGTGGAACAGCCAGGTGAAGAATTAATTATGATTGCCAAGGGATTTGCTAAGCCCAGTCTGGTTTTTTATACACAGGATCGGGTGACATATTTGGCACGACCCAATGAAGCGCTACCCTATATCCAAAGTGCGATCGCTCAGCCATCGAGTCTCAAATCTGTGTTAGTTGTAGCCTCTAGTGAAACATTGGCAAAAACAGGTTTAGCACCAAACCAATACCAAGAAATCAGCGAAGCTGGAGTTTATCAATTAGTCCGAGTTGGAAAAGCAGGGTGA